In Miscanthus floridulus cultivar M001 chromosome 19, ASM1932011v1, whole genome shotgun sequence, the DNA window CAGACAACCTGTTGTGCTTTTGCTGGAGTCAATATCACCGGCTAGGTCTGAATCACAGTAGCCCACAAACCTAGCAGAATTTGGGGCTCTTTTGAACTGCAGACCATAGTCCAATGTTCCAGCCAAGTACCTCAGCACCCTCTTGACTTCTTGCTGGTGCTCAGTGGTTGGTTTCTCCAAGAATCTGCTCACATAGCCCACTGAGAAAGCCAAATCAGGCCTGGTATGAACCAGGTATCTCAAGCTTCCAACCAGCCTCCTATACTGAGTTGGATCCACCTTCTTGGCAGTGCTATGCTTGCTGAGCTTCAGGCGCTCTTCCATTGGTGTAGCTGCTGGATTGCAATCAGACATGCCTCCTAGTTCTAGGATTTTCTTGGCATAGTGAGTCTGCCTCATGGTGGTCTCATTCTTGCCTTGCTGCACTTCAATGCCAAGGTAGAAACTGAGCAAACCCAAGTCACTCATCTCAAAGGTGGATTTCATCCTTTCCTTGAAAGCCTTTACTTCATCTTTGACTGCTCCAGTGATGATCAGATCATCAACATAGACCCCAACCAGCAACACTGAGCCCTCTGAACCTTTCCTGTAAATTGCTGCTTCATGTTTGCTCTGTTTGAACCCCATTTCCTTCAGAGTAGAGTCCAACTTAGCGTTCCACACCCTGGGTGCCTGCTTCAGCCCATACAAAGCTTTGTGCAGGCGATATACCTTGCTTTCTTCCCCAGGAATAGCAAACCCAGGTGGCTGCTGGACATATACTTCTTCCTTGAGCTCTCCATTTAGAAAAGCTGACTTGACATCCATATGATGAACAGTCCATCCTTCCTGGGCAGCTAGAGCAAGCAGCAGTCTCACTGATTCTATGCGCGCAACAGGAGCGAACACATCCTCATAATCAACACCCTCTTGCTGCACAAACCCACGAGCAACAagccgagccttgtgcttgatcacatctcctttctcatctttcttcagcTTGTAGACCCATTTTAGAGAAATTGGCCGATGGCCAGCTCGGGGAGACACAAGCTCCCAGGTGCCATTGCGCTCAACAGCGCGCAGCTCCTCTTTCATTGCTGCCTACCATGCAGGATCATCTTTTGCCTCTGCATAAGAAATGGGTTCCCCAgagtgggtgaggtggagctctgCGAACAAGCACTGCGCCAGCGGCGGAACTTCCTGTTCCCCGCCCAATATGCCATCTATGGTACGATAGCGTAGCTGCTCGTCGTTGTGATAAGTGTCCAGCCGTTCCTCATCATCTTCCAAGGGAGTCACGTGCTCCACTTGTGGGCTGGCTGGAGTTGGTGGTGGTGAAGGCGTTCTGGATGTCTCAGACACCTCTTCTCCTGCATCAAGCACCGATTCTGCTGCTGGGAAAGCTTCAGGTGAGGCAGAATGGGGCTGAGGAGATGAGTGTGACTGCACTGAACCTCCAGCTCCAGGGACTTCTTCCTCCCAAGGAAATTCCACCACAAAATCACTACCAGCTGCCCCAGACGTACCTGCTGCTGGTGATGTCCAATCCCAACCTCTTCCTTCATCAAAAACCACATCTCGGCTGACACGTACACGCTGAGATGCTGGATCAAAAACTCGATAGGCTTTGGCTCCTtcagcatagccaataaatactccAGCTTCACCACGATCATCAAGTTTCCTGAGCTGAGACAAACGGCGAGTATATGCCACACAACCAAACACCTTCAGATGGCCAACAGTGGGTGCTCAGCCATGCCATGCTTCATAGGGAGTGACATCACCTAGAGCCTTGGTTGGTGACCGATTCAGAATATGCACAGCAGTCATCACTGCCTCCCCCCAAAACTTGGCTGGCATCTGGCGCTGCTTGAGTAAGGCACGTGCCATGGCCACCACGGTTTGATTTctacgctccaccacgccattctgctgtggtgAATGAGGAGCACTGTAATGCCTTTTGACTCCTTCATTGGCACAATAAGCAGCAAATTCTGCAACAGTAAACTCTCCTCCATTATCTGTGCGCAGAGCTTTCAGTTTACGCCCACTCTCCACCTCTACAGCAGCCTTCACCTTCTTGATAGCATCTGCTGCAGCATCCTTAGATGACAGCAGCACTGCCCACATGAATCGTGTGGCATCATCTACAAGCAGCAGAATATAGCGATTACCTGCCGAAGTTGCTGGTGTAACTAGCCCACAGAGATCACCATGCACCAATTCAAGGTGATCCTGAGCACGATATGTTGCTGCAGCAGGAAATGATCACCTCCTCTGTTTGGTGGTGACACAAGTGTCacacacttgctcaacatgatcgATCTTTGGCATCCCTCTTGCCATTTCCTCCTTGCCAAGCCTCCGCAGGGCCTCAAAATTCAGATGCCCAAAACGCTCATGCCATTGCCACGCCTCCTCATCCCTGCGCGCAGCAAGACACACTGGCTGTGCTGTCTTCATATGCAGTACATACAGCCGGTTCGCGCCACGCCTCACCTTGGCCAGTAGGCGACCGCTGCTGCGTTCCCAAATCCGCAGTACTCCATCATCAATCACCACCTTTGAGCCATTCTCATCAAGTTGACCGAGGCTCATGATCGAATTCTTCAATGCCGGAATGAAATAAACTCCATGAAGAACACGATGCTCACCAGTCTTTGCTTCAAAAACAATTGAGCCAACGCCCTTGATTTCCACCTTGGACGCGTCCCCGAACCGAACCGTGCCTCGAACGTCCGTGTTCAGGTCTGAAAACATGTCACGCCGCCCAGTCATGTGGTGTGTTGCGCCTGAATCAAGGTACCAGCCGCCAGCCATCTCTTCATCATCTGCTCCCAGATAGGCACGCGCACGTGGCTCAAAGAACTCAACGCGCTGCGCTGTATAGTTGAGCTCCGGCGTGCTCTGTTCCATCTCAATGAAGCAGTGAGACAGAAACAGAGCTGCATCTTCCTCACACTCAGCAAACTGGGCACGCCCTTCATGTCCTCCTTGCTGCCCAGCTTGGTTACCGCCGCCACGGCCTCCTCCACGGTTTCCGCCGCCGCGTTCACCACGAtttcctcccccgccgccgcgctCTGTTCCATCACGGCGCGGCTGGGGACATTCACACGCCCAATGCCCTTCCTGATGGCAGTTGAGGCACGTGTTGGGGCCAACACGGCCGGCGCCATTGCCTTCTCCACATCCGCCGCCACGGCCAGCACCTCTGCCCCGTCCGCGTCCACCTCCGCGGCTgcgtcctccgccaccgccgcgctgGTTCTTGAAACCAGAACCGCCAGCTTCTTCTGcgcctttcttctccttcctcaAACGCGCACGCCACTGCTCCTCAGTGTACAGCAGCTTGCCGTTGATGGACACCGGCTCTGTCACAGCTTGCGCTTCACGGTCATCCACCGCCTTGAGCCTTCCTGTCACCTCTTCAAGCGTGAGCGCCTCGAAGTCGAGGAACTGCTCAATGGCGACGACGATCTGCGCGTACTTGGTCGGCACCGTGCGCAGAAACTTTTCCACGACACGCGCCTCATCGATGTCCCTGTCTCCATGAAGCACCAGCTGCTGGTGCAGAGTTGACAGCCGCAGGGCAAAATCCTCCACCGGCTCGCCAGGCTTGACGTCAATGTTCTCCCACTCCCGACGCAGTCGCTGCAACGTCGCTCGGCGGACCCTGTCCACACCGATACGAGTCGCAGCGATGGCATCCCATGCCTCTTTTGCCGTCGCCTTGTCAAGGAGCGGGAGCCCCAACTCCTTGGGCACAGCAGCGACGATCACCTCCAGAGCTCGCCTATCGTCGCGAAACTGCACTGGGCCTCCTTCGACAGCTTCCCAGAGGTCGCGCGcctgcatcctgagcttcatcgtCTGGCTCCACTCATAATAATTGGTCTTGTCCAGCATTGGCCATGATGTGCCGCTGCCGGAATCGCGGTAGACCACCCTGCCTTGCGGCGACTCATAGCGACCGCCGCCACGACGCCTTCGGTCACGCAGTGGTGACTGCGAACGGCGCCTGTCCCGCGGCGGAGTCCGCGGCCGCCGGTTCCTCcggtcctcctcttcttcctcctcctcctcctcctcatctccctTCTCTGCTGCTATCTCCGCCCGCAGCTCCTGCGCTGTCCTGGCCGCCGCCTCCGCGGCTGCTGCAGCCTGCTGTGCCGCCTCGacagccagcgccgccgcctcctctgctGCCTTTAGGCGCGCAGCCCTGCCAGAGGGGTCGCCCAGCTCGCCCTCAGTGGCTCCCTTGGTCTTCCTAGCCCGGCGCTCAGAGGAGGTTGACGTCATGGAGAAGATGAGAAGGTGAGAAGGTGTCTAACCtactctctgataccaattgttggaggtAACAGAGAAAACAATCAGCCAGGGCAACTCTCCCAGGCGACTGCATTGCAATATATAGAGGATAAGTACTGCATTGATTACATACAGCTCACTAGAGCTTTAACTAGACAGAATAGCTGCCTGGGTACCCGCACAACTCTTGAGCTACCCAAGGACTTAATGACATAGATTAACTAAAAACTTAAATACACTAAATGTGCCTGGGAAGCAGGGCTTACAGCTACATTTACAGTCCAAGAATCTCTGCACAAGGATAACTTGTGGCCGGAGCTTATCCCTCAGTTGAAACTAGTGATCCAGAGCAGCAATCTAATTAGTCCCCTTTGAAACTTCTATGTGCAGTGCATGTTCTTGACTCTTGAGCTGGTTCCCTTCCCTGTCTTGTGTACATGGCCACAAGAGTCAAGACTGCACATGGCCAGATAGTATATGCAGGTAATTATGCCCCCTTTGATGTTCAGAAATTTTTTTTGCAGAAGAATGTAGTGTTAATGTTTGCATTATTTCAGAGAAATTCCATTTCATAGTCGGGATGCAAATGTAGTGTTCATGTTTGTGTTTCAATCAACCATATCGACTTGGTGCCTTGTTCATACTGAACTCTATCAGTGTGTTTCAGGTCCCAGTGCTGAAGTGTTCATCCATTTGAAGGATCCAAGATTTGAAGAAAATGCCCAAAATAAAGACATTTGCATGAGACTATTCTTAATTTAAGTCAATTTGCATGGGAAAATTGTAATAGATGAAGAACCTGGTGGATGTATCTTAtagtttatttttatttatgaGCTACTCCTATGATCTGTTTAGTAGCAGCACGTTGCTAATTCTTAGTAGCAGTACTACATGCTAATTGTTTGGGAAAGCCCTTGCAGTGCCTAGTAGCAGCACGTTGCTAGTGGCAGCACATGTTTGTGAAGGCGTAGGCCTTTGGCTCAAAATAGGATCGGAGTGGATTAGGATACTGTGAAATTATGGATTGCATTGGATTGAGTCGAATCAAATCAGTGAGGGCTGGAGTGGAATTGGACCGGTCAATAATAAACTAGGATCGGAGTGGGGCCGAATCCTGATCCATTGTCAGTCGTAGAAGGCAGAGGCAAAGAAAGAACTAGAGATATGCAGGTAAACCGTTGTTGGGAACGATTCAAATCTGATACATCGGTTGCAACAATTCTTAAGTCTCACGAGCATGAATTTGACATAATGACAACGCAATTGAAAAATTGACTCTTTGAATACTAAATTTGAACAAAACTCAGCAAAAAGTCTAGTAATGCAGCCTTAACAGACTAGGAGTAATTTGGTAAACGGAGACACCTACGTTTTCTACTGTTCGCCGATGAATTGCTCGTGAAGATCAAACATAACAAAGAAAAAGGACTAGGAAAACAACAGGAAAAAAGAACAATCTCCTTGGTCACTGCAAGGCGACGGTCTCGAAGATCGCTAGCCCATCGACGACGCTCCCAGCCTTCTCGCGCAGCAGCCGGTGCTCCCGCAACGGCCACTCCTTCTTGGCGTCGGCCAGCCACGCCCGCCTCAACGCCGCCGcgtcttcgccgccgccgccggcctcggGGACGTTGGCTGCCGAGGCGCTGCTGCCCCGGCGGCACCCGACGACGGAGCCGAGGTGGTACCGTCGAAGGTGCCATCGAACGGCGCCTCGCAGAAAGCCAGTGTGGTCACGAGCCTCTCCACCGGCCACTTCTTCGCGGCCGCGTCCAGCAACGCCACCACGTTGCCGCCGCCAGTTGCGGAGGCGCTGGCCCCTCTGGCGGCCACCGACGACGGAGCCGAGGTGCCGTCGAGTGGCGCCTCGCAGAAGGCCATCGTGGCCACGAGCTTCTCCACCGGCCACTTCTTCGTGGCTGCGTCCAGCAGCGCCACCACATTGCCGCCGCCCGTTGCGGAGGAGCCGTACCCGGCGGCACCCGACGACGGTGCCGAGGTGCCGTCGAGCAGCGCCTCGCAGAAGGCCATTGTGGCAGCGAGCTTCTCCATCGGCCACTTCTTCGTGGCTGCGGCCAGCAACGCCACCACGTTGCCGCCGCCGGTTGCGGAGGCGCCGTAGTACCCGGTGGCCCCCGACGGAGCCAAGGTGCCGTCGAGCGGTGCCTCGCAGAAGGCCATCATGGCCACGAGCTtctccatggccgccgccgctacgGTGAGCTGGTTCGAGTTCGATCGATTGGTTTTGGTAGGGAATCAAATGCAGGCGGCAGGTGTCGTTTATATTTATGGGCGCCCGTAGCTTGCCGACTTGGTTTCCCGCTCGGACATAGGCCGCGAGATCGTGCCGGAGTCTAGTCGGAAACAGGCAGAGAGGCAGGGGAGGGGCGTAAGGGAATATGAGTCGGAGTCCTGCAAACCGTGCGCGGCCGCTTGGGTCTCTTGGCGAAGGAGCTTCAGTGCTTCACAACTTGTAGTGAGCAGAGCACGCACCAGTCGTGGGCGACATTCTCTGCTATACTGTAGGTATTTATATTGTAGTACTATATATACACGTAGGTCGACAACACAACACTGGTGGGGTTTGTCCGTGCGATTAAACTCCTTGATGCAAATGACCATGGCGTCGATGAATGTCCGTGCGTTATACTCATCGGAAAAAAAAATTCAGCATGGACCATCCCTACGAAAACACGGTCGGGACGTGTGGTTGACGTGGCCCACCTACCAGCAGCATAATCCGCACGACGTCCTAGGAGGGATGATCCTCACCCAATTTTTTTCCTAATCATATATGCACGTGTAATATTTAGATGATACTATTATGAATTATCTCAACCGAAAATGCTTCATTGCTCAACAACATGGGACGGGTACTTTTGATCAACTCTGTGTTGGatctgcgaacacaaggttgacaagtacccttgtgtgttcgttttatgatgagtgattgtcaatgtgatccacgaagtgggttgagtggtgactaaccctaccatggagaaagctatgtgtgcgacatgtcttttggcttgtgttgtgcaggtgtggagctcggatgcggtggtcgacggcgaggtga includes these proteins:
- the LOC136528546 gene encoding uncharacterized protein translates to MEKLAATMAFCEALLDGTSAPSSGAAGYGSSATGGGNVVALLDAATKKWPVEKLVATMAFCEAPLDGTSAPSSVAARGASASATGGGNVVALLDAAAKKWPVERLVTTLAFCEAPFDGTFDGTTSAPSSGAAGAAAPRQPTSPRPAAAAKTRRR